A section of the Leucoraja erinacea ecotype New England chromosome 31, Leri_hhj_1, whole genome shotgun sequence genome encodes:
- the nrarpa gene encoding notch-regulated ankyrin repeat-containing protein A → MSQAEVSPAAAAPQRMFQEAVRRGNTRELQSLLQNMTDCHFNVNSFGPEGQTALHQSVIAGNLELVKLLVKFGADIRLANRDGWSALHIAAFGGHQDIVLYLITKAKYGAGGGR, encoded by the coding sequence ATGAGCCAGGCCGAGGTGTCGCCGGCGGCGGCGGCGCCGCAGCGCATGTTCCAGGAGGCAGTGCGGCGCGGCAACACGCGGGAGCTGCAGTCGCTGCTGCAGAACATGACCGACTGCCACTTCAACGTCAACTCGTTCGGGCCCGAGGGCCAGACGGCGCTGCACCAGTCGGTGATCGCCGGCAACCTGGAGCTCGTCAAGCTGCTCGTCAAGTTCGGCGCCGACATCCGCCTGGCCAACCGCGACGGCTGGAGTGCGCTGCACATCGCGGCTTTCGGCGGCCACCAGGACATCGTGCTCTACCTCATCACCAAGGCCAAGTACGGGGCGGGCGGCGGCCGCTGA